The segment CCGAACGCGCGCCCGCCGACACCCCATTCCTCGAGGGTGTGCGGGTTCTCCGGCCGCCGCCAGCGGGCCGCGCCGAAGCCGAGGACCAGCACCACCGCCATCAGCACGGCAAAGACGCCGACCTCGATGTCACGCTCACTCATGATCGTCCTCGCGGGTGGCCACGTGCACGACGGAGATGACGACGATCGCGAACAGCGCGCAGGCGAACTGGTACCAGAAGAAGAACGGCACCCCGAGCACGGTCGGTTCAATCCGGTTGGCGTACGGGGTGAGCAGCGGTGCGACGGCCGGCAGAATCAGCAGCCATTGCCAATGGCGGGACATGGATCTCCTTGTCAGGAATGCGCTCAACAGCGTGCGGCACGCCCGAGGGCGTGCCGCACGTGAGAAAGGCGTCGCTTACCGCGCGTCCGCGGGCAACAGGTAACCCGCCCGAATGTTGCGCAGATCAGTGCGCGCGACCTTGATGAGGTACGCGACACGGCTCGGATACAACTGCTCGAGAAGCGCCCGGTCGAACGGCACATACGTGCCGAACAGCCGGCAGAACGACTCACCGCTGTTGTCCCCGCTGTTCAGCGCGGTCGGCACGGCCACCTCGGAGAGCCGGATCCCGCCCCGGGCCAGGCCCAGCTCGTCGCGCTGTTTGCTGCCGTCCTCGTTGACCACGAGCGGTTCGGCGGCCGGCGGCGGGGTGCCGCGGCGCACCCAGCGCTCCAGATGCCGGTAGGACGCGGCCACCACGTGATGCAGCGGCACCCGGCTGAACGGGGGCTGCGCGCAGTCGTACACCGGCGCCGCGCCCAGATCGCGCACCTGGATGGGCTCCCGATACACCTGGCCGGCATGGCCGGAGTGGGCGCTGCCGGCGACCTCCCAGCGGCGGAACCGGTCGGTGTCCGGCGGCCGCACCGGGCTGCGCACGTCAGTCTCGGACAGCACCTGGAACACCGGTTCCGGGCCGCGCCGCGCCGGGGCGCTGCCGACGATGAACCCGTAGCCGTCGAAGACCGGCGCCACCTGCGGCAACACCCGGTCGTAGTAGACCGTCATCCGGGCCGCCGACTGCGAGGCGCCGATCGCGAGCAAGGTGCGGGCCGTCAGCCCGCCGAGCGGTTTGCGGCTCGCGGTGAGCGCCTTCGCGGCCTGGGCGAAGATGTCGTACGAGAGCTCGTCGGCAGCGAACCGGCCGCCACCGGTGACATCGAGCGAACCGTAACGCGCCGGACTCCAGCCCCGCAGCTGGTCCACGCCCACCCGCTGCGCGGAGACGCCGATCCACGCGTACCCGGCCCGGGTGACGGTGTCCACGTTCCACAGCGCGTCCAGGTCGTAGCCGGCCGTGACGTTCTGCCACTCGACCAGGGCGGTCCCGTTGAAGTGCTTCGCCTTCGCCGGGCGGCGCACCACGATCCGGGTGGTGTACGGGACGTCCTCGGCGACCCGTACCCCGGCGGTGTCCCATCCGTCGGCCCGGCCGGAGATCAGGAACTCCTGCTCGACATAGCCGCGCGCGGCCAGATCGTCCACAGTGGCGAAGAACGGATAGGTGTCGGCGATATCCGGCGACTTCGGGTCGCCGGGCGCGGTGCCGGGCAGCGGCCCGATGACCTCCGCCGGTGTGCCGGCGACAGCGGGCGGGGCGCCGGTGAGCAGCGTGCCGCCCAGGACGGCGATCGCGACGGCGGCGGATCGCCACGAGTGCTTGACCATGCCGCACCATAAGCAGCCGTCTATACGTCACGCCATGGTCGCGGCCAAGGCTGCGACACCTGTCTCAGCAAGCGGCGAGCAACAGGGTCCGGGCGGCGCGGTGCGCCAGGTTGAGATCGGCGGGACGGCCCGCGACCAGTTCGCCGTAGAGCGCCGACTCGATGATCCGCACATACAGGTAGGCGAGGTCCGGGCCGGCGCTGTCCAGCCCGACCTCGGTGAAGATCTCCTGCTGGGCGGCCACGATCCGCTCGGTCAGCCCGCCCGCGCTGGTCAGCAGGATCCGCGCGGCGGCCTCCGGCTCGGCCGCGATGAACCGGCGGAACGGCTCGGCGGCCAGCAGCCGACCGGTGAACCGGTAGGTGATCTCGACAGCGCCGTCCACACCGGACCGGGTACGGCTCCGTCGCGCCTCAGCGAGCATCCGCTCGGCCAGCCGCCACAGCACCTCGCCGAGCAGCCGGTCCCGGCCGTGCGTCACCCGGTACAGGGTGGCCCGGCTGATACACATCGCGGCGGCCAGCCGATCCATGTCGACGGTGCCGTGCCGCAGAAAGAAGTGGCATCCGGCGCGCGCCACCTCGTCGTCACTCACCACCCGACGGCCGTTCACGCTCAGCACCGTACGTCACGATCGTCGATGGCAGCACCCGATGGCCGGGCAAGGAATGCCCGGCCATCGGTCGTACTCATTTCTTGCGGGCGTGTGCGACCAGATCCTTCAGCTTGCCGAAACGCTGGCCCTCGGCCTGCGCGGCGATCGGCTCCTCGCCGCCCTCGTGCTGGGCGGCGACCGACTCCACGCCGCCCTCGTTCTCGACGAAGACACCGCAGTTGGGGTGCACCACCGAGTAGAACGCCGGGTCCAGAGCCGACGACTTGACCGCCCTCGGCTTGGCGGCCGGCGGCGGGGCGCCCTGCCAGCGCAGCAGCCAGACGCCGCGGCCCTCGGGCATGTCCGCCTTCATCTTCTCGACGATCGGGGCGATCGGCTCCGGCACGAAGGCGACCGGGAACTCGACCTCGACCCTGCCCTTGAGCTCCGGGCGCAGCGCGCCGCGCAGCACCTGGGTCGGCTTCAGCTCGACCACGATCTGCTGCAGGTCGTGGATGGGGCGGCCGGGGCGTACCCCGATCACCTCGGCCTCGATCGTGGCGGTGGCCTGACCGTAGGCGGCCGCCAGCGACTCGGGCTGCGGAACGAGCAGGGCACTCTCGGCCGGGCGCAGGGCGTCGTAGAAGCCGGTGCCGCTGTGCTTCGCGGCCTGCTCCACGACCGGCGCGGGCTGCGCGGCCGGAGCCGACGGCTGGTTCCCCGCGCAACCGGCGATCATCGCGGTGGCCACCGACAGGACGGCAGCGGTACGGATCATCTTCAGCATTGCTGTCACCTCCCGGTTCTCAGTAGCGCGCGTTGACGTGCGCGATGTCGTGGGCCTGCAGGATCGATCCGGTGGCGCTGCGCGGGTACGTGTACATGCAGCTGTTGGTGTCGTCGGAGTGCTGCAGACCGACCGTGTGGCCCAGCTCGTGACAGGCGAGCACCCGGCGGGTGAACTCGGTGTCCAGGTAGGTGGTGTTCCAGTAGTACCAGGAGTTCATGATTATGTTCTGGCCCCGGCACCAGCGGTTCGGGTGCGAGCCGCCGGTACCGGTGTTGTTCGCCGGGCACCGCGCGATCCCGAGCCACCCGCTGGCGCCGTAGTCGAAATCGTGCACCCACACGTCCGGCAGCGAGTCCGACTCGTTCCGGTACACGGTCATGTCAGTCCGGTTCAACTGGGAGATCGCGTGATTCGCGGCCACCGCCGCACCGGGAATGCCGTTCCAGTAATCGTCCGGGTCGGACAGGTTCTGGAATCGGATCGCGTGGTCGGGGTTGTTCGCCATGCTCACGCAGTCGTAGGCGTTGTCGCAGACCGAGCCGAACGGGTTGGCGAGGGCCGGGCTGGGTGCCAGCGCCGCCGCGCCGGCGGTGGCGAGCAGGGTCAATGCCGACAGGCTGGACAGGCGGTTCCATGCGTCAATGTCCGATCTGATTGTTCACGCTTCGGAACGGCTCCGTGCTCGGCGCCGGCAACAGCAACGACCTCGATCTGCCCCGGATCCTCGACACCTACGCCGAGGTGCACCTGGTCGACATCGACGAACAGGCCCTGGCCGAGGGCGTGGCCCGGCAGCAGGTCGAGTCCGCAACCGGCCTGGTGCTGCACGGTGGCGTCGACGTCACCGACCCGGCCTGGCAGATCGACCCGGCCGACGTGGCCGTCTCCTCTGCCCTGCTGACCCAGCTGATCGACACCGCCGAACAGACCGGGCAGACCGGCACGCAGCTGCTGACCGTCCGCGACGCCCACCTGCGGCTGATCGCGCGGCTGCTGACGCCGAAGGGCAGCGGCCTGCTCATCACCGACGTGGTCTCCTCGGACACCTGCACCCGGCTCCCGGCGGCCGGCCATCACGAACTGGCCGCCCTGATGATCGACTCCATCAACGCCGGCGACTTCTTCACCGGGACCAACCCGGTCGCCATCCGGCAGCGCCTGATGACCGACCCGCAGATCCGGGCCCACCAGGTCGCCCTCTCCATGCCCTGGCGCTGGCAGCTGGCCAGCCGCTCGTTCCTGGTCTGTGCCGTCGCCTTCGAACCGCACGTCTGAACTCAGGAGCTGCCTTCGGTCACTTCTGCCTCATCGGTGGACCGAGGTCACCGGTCCTGGCGACGCGCCCGCCCGGGCAACGCCGCGCGCCTAGCCTGAACGGCATGTCGTATGTTGCCGCCCGCGACGGCCGCAAGAACCGCAGCGCCGCGACCCGGGCCCCGTCCGTTCCCGACCGGCTCGACGACCTGCACGGCCACAGCATCGGCGTCATCGAGGTGCCGCACCACATGGCGACCGGGCATGCCAGCCGGCGCCGGTACGACCTCGACGACCCGGTGCAGTGCCGGCACGCCTACGAGCAGGTGCTCTGCGAGGCGGCCAACTGCGGCGAGGTCGAGGATCTGCTGAATCCGGCCATGCTGCGCCGGGTGTGGCGTGACCTGCACCTGCCGTCCCGGGTCCGCGAGGCCTGGGAGACCCGGCATCCGACGTTGCGCCGCACGCGCGTGACCGTCTTCGCCCGGGAGGCCACGAACACCCGCCCGGGCGCGGCCCGTGGCTTCGCCCGCCGGGGCCGGGTCAGGATGGCGAACGCCGCCGCCGCGTAACGGTCTCTATGCTGGCCGCCATGATCGAGCGAGTCGGCAAGGGTGCTGTCCTGGCGGCGGCAGTGGCGGTGATGACCGGCTTTCTGGGTGCCGCGCTCGGCAATCGCATCGGGTGGGAGGCTGTGCCGGCCTTCCCGGCGGGGGCCGAGCGGGACCAGCTCGCCGAGCTGTTCACGCCCGGCATGGCGGCCGACTGGTACGAGAGCACGTCCACCTTCGAGAACAACGGTGGCGAGACCGACGCCGCGTCCCTGCAGTACGACACCGGGCGCACCCCGGCCACCGAGGACGTCGACGGCTACCTGGCCGGCCTCGAGCAGCGCCTGGACGCGGCCGGCTGGCGGGTCCTCGACAGCTGGCCGACCAGCCCGACCGACATCGCGACCGGCGTACCGCAGAACAACTCGCAGGCGCTGATCGCCCGTAACGACACGCTCGTGCTCTCGTTCGAGGACTACTTCGACGCGGCGTACGACGAGGGCGGCCTCAGCGTCGTGCTGCACCGCGCCGAACCGCGGTGGCTGACCGTCACCACCCTGCTGGCCGGCCTGCTGGGCGCCCTCGCCGGATGGGTGCTGACCGGATGGGCGAGCCGCGGTCTGCGCGGCCGCGCCGGCATGTCCTACGCGGCAGGCGTGGCCGCGGTCATCGGCATTCTCACGCTGGCGCCGGCGTGGCTGTTCAGCAGCCTGAGCTTCCTCAGCACGCTCACCGGCCGGGGCGCGCAGGACATGCCGTTCTGGCGCGCGCTGGTCCCGACCGACGAGTTCGGCGGCCTGGCCGTGCCCGCTCTGACCGTCCTGGTGGTCGCCCTGCTCATCGCGGTCGCCGGCCGTATCCTCCCGTTGCGGTCAGCCGGAGTCGCGGACGACCAGCCGCATCGATGACGCGTCGCCGTACTCCCGCTGTCTGGCACTCGGCGCATATACATCGATAGGCTTCGAGGTGGGAGCGCTCCCGAGAAGCGCCCTTCGAAGGGAAGTCGATGAAACGTCTTGCCGCGCTGACCGCCACGACCGCCCTGGTCGCCGCCGGGATCGTCGCCCACCCGTCCACGGCCGTCCTCGCGTCCGGGCAGGCCGTCGCCCCGGACACCCGCGTCCTGGCCCGCGTGCACACCGCCGGCCGGGTCGAGGACCGTGGCGCCGGGGTGCGGTACACCTGGCCCGGCGTGTACTTCGAAGGCCGGTTCCGCGGTAGCAGCGTGGGAATCGTGCTCGACGACGCGGTCAACGACTACGCGATCCAGATTGACGACCAGGCCCCGGTCAACCTGGTCACCCCGGGACGCACCACCCACTGGGTGCGTGGGCTGGATCCGGGCGCGCACCGCGTACGGATCGCGAAACGCACCGAAAGCCCCTGGTCAGCGGGACAGTTCGGCGGGTTTGTCGTCGGCGCCGGCGGCGCCGTGCTGAGCAGGCCGGTCCCCCGCAGCCGGCAGATCGAGTTCATCGGCGACTCCTGGACGGCCGGGTACGGCAACATGTCGGCCAGCCGCGACTGCAGCACGACCGGCGGCGTCGACCGCAACAGCAACGCCGACCAGTCCTTCGGCGCGCTCACCGCCCGCGCGCTGGGCGCCGACTACCAGCTCAACGCCTGGTCCGGCCGGGGCATGGTCCGCAACTACAACGGCGGCGATCCCGGCACCGACTACCGCACGTACTACGACCGGACCCTGCAGGCCGCCGACCCCGCGGTGTGGCGGCCGGGCAGCTGGAAGCCGCAGGTCGTGGTGATCGGCCTGGGCATCAACGACTTCTCCACCGCCCTCAACCCCGGCGAGCAGTGGGCCGACGAGGCCGCGCTGGCCGCCGCCTACCGCACGGCCTACCAGGGCTTTCTGGACAAACTTCGGCAACGGTACGGGGCGCGCGTTCAGCTGGTGCTCACCTACCCGGACATGTGGAACACGACGGCCTTCGCCTCGTCGGTCGAGCAGATCGTCGCCGAGCGCAACGCCGCCGGCGACAACCGCGTCCGGGCGCTGCATTACGAGACCGACGCCCTGGGCCTGGACTCCCTCGGCTGCGACTGGCACCCGTCGGCCCGCGACCACCAACTGCTGGCCGGCGTGCTCACCTCGTTCCTCCGAGCCCTCCCGGTGCGGTGGTGACTGATTCCGTGGCTCAACGCCGGCCCAGCCCAGCCGGCTGGCCGCAACGCACGGAACCCGGGCCGAATTCGGCGCATCAACGCCGGCCGGGCTCCCCCAGCTGGCCGTAGCACGGAATCTCCTGCCGCGCCGGGCGAGGCGGGGCCCACCTACTAGGGTGGGCGGGATGAAGCGCGCGACGCCGCAGATTCGGGATGTGGCGGCGGCTGCCGGGGTGTCGTATCAGACCGTGTCGCGGGTGCTGAACAACTCGCCGAACGTGCGGGCCGACACCCGGCAGCTGGTCCTGGAGGCGATCGAGCGGCTGGACTACCGGCCGAACCGGGCGGCGCGGGCGCTGGGCTCGGGCCGGGCGAACGCGGTCACCGTGGTCACCGCGAACACCACCCTTTATGGGTACGCCGGAGTGCTGCAGGGCGTCGAGGAGGCGGGCCGGCTGCTCGGGCTGACCGTCGGCGTGCGCGTGGTCGAATCCGAGGCGGCCGACGACGTGCGGCACGCGGTCGAGTACGTCACCGATCCGAGCTGCGGCAACGTCATCGTGGTGGCGTTCGACCCGGCCGGCAGCGGTGTGCTGCGCGCGATGCCGGAGGACCTCCCGATGGTGGCCGCCACCGAGGCCGGCGGCCTGCCGGGAGTCGACCGCACCATGATCTTCTTGGACGAGCGGGAGGCCGCCGCGGACGCGACCCGGCACCTGCTCGGGCTGGGACACCGCACGGTCCACCATGTGACGATCCCGTCCGAGGTGCGGGACAGCGCCCGGCAGGGCGGCTGGCGTACCGCGCTGGAGCAGGCCAGCGCCGAGGTGCCCGAGGTGGTGCACGCCGGCTGGAACCTGGCGTCGGCGTACCGGGCCGGGCAGGCGCTGGCCGCGGACCCCGCGGTGACCGCCATCCTCTGCGGCAACGACGACACCGCCCTGGCCGTCCGGCGCGCGC is part of the Actinoplanes sp. NBC_00393 genome and harbors:
- a CDS encoding DUF3311 domain-containing protein gives rise to the protein MSRHWQWLLILPAVAPLLTPYANRIEPTVLGVPFFFWYQFACALFAIVVISVVHVATREDDHE
- a CDS encoding alpha/beta hydrolase domain-containing protein encodes the protein MVKHSWRSAAVAIAVLGGTLLTGAPPAVAGTPAEVIGPLPGTAPGDPKSPDIADTYPFFATVDDLAARGYVEQEFLISGRADGWDTAGVRVAEDVPYTTRIVVRRPAKAKHFNGTALVEWQNVTAGYDLDALWNVDTVTRAGYAWIGVSAQRVGVDQLRGWSPARYGSLDVTGGGRFAADELSYDIFAQAAKALTASRKPLGGLTARTLLAIGASQSAARMTVYYDRVLPQVAPVFDGYGFIVGSAPARRGPEPVFQVLSETDVRSPVRPPDTDRFRRWEVAGSAHSGHAGQVYREPIQVRDLGAAPVYDCAQPPFSRVPLHHVVAASYRHLERWVRRGTPPPAAEPLVVNEDGSKQRDELGLARGGIRLSEVAVPTALNSGDNSGESFCRLFGTYVPFDRALLEQLYPSRVAYLIKVARTDLRNIRAGYLLPADAR
- a CDS encoding QsdR family transcriptional regulator; amino-acid sequence: MNGRRVVSDDEVARAGCHFFLRHGTVDMDRLAAAMCISRATLYRVTHGRDRLLGEVLWRLAERMLAEARRSRTRSGVDGAVEITYRFTGRLLAAEPFRRFIAAEPEAAARILLTSAGGLTERIVAAQQEIFTEVGLDSAGPDLAYLYVRIIESALYGELVAGRPADLNLAHRAARTLLLAAC
- a CDS encoding matrixin family metalloprotease, producing MTLLATAGAAALAPSPALANPFGSVCDNAYDCVSMANNPDHAIRFQNLSDPDDYWNGIPGAAVAANHAISQLNRTDMTVYRNESDSLPDVWVHDFDYGASGWLGIARCPANNTGTGGSHPNRWCRGQNIIMNSWYYWNTTYLDTEFTRRVLACHELGHTVGLQHSDDTNSCMYTYPRSATGSILQAHDIAHVNARY
- a CDS encoding SGNH/GDSL hydrolase family protein, which produces MKRLAALTATTALVAAGIVAHPSTAVLASGQAVAPDTRVLARVHTAGRVEDRGAGVRYTWPGVYFEGRFRGSSVGIVLDDAVNDYAIQIDDQAPVNLVTPGRTTHWVRGLDPGAHRVRIAKRTESPWSAGQFGGFVVGAGGAVLSRPVPRSRQIEFIGDSWTAGYGNMSASRDCSTTGGVDRNSNADQSFGALTARALGADYQLNAWSGRGMVRNYNGGDPGTDYRTYYDRTLQAADPAVWRPGSWKPQVVVIGLGINDFSTALNPGEQWADEAALAAAYRTAYQGFLDKLRQRYGARVQLVLTYPDMWNTTAFASSVEQIVAERNAAGDNRVRALHYETDALGLDSLGCDWHPSARDHQLLAGVLTSFLRALPVRW
- a CDS encoding LacI family DNA-binding transcriptional regulator, yielding MKRATPQIRDVAAAAGVSYQTVSRVLNNSPNVRADTRQLVLEAIERLDYRPNRAARALGSGRANAVTVVTANTTLYGYAGVLQGVEEAGRLLGLTVGVRVVESEAADDVRHAVEYVTDPSCGNVIVVAFDPAGSGVLRAMPEDLPMVAATEAGGLPGVDRTMIFLDEREAAADATRHLLGLGHRTVHHVTIPSEVRDSARQGGWRTALEQASAEVPEVVHAGWNLASAYRAGQALAADPAVTAILCGNDDTALAVRRALHEAGRDVPGDVSIVGFDDVPGAAYWTPALTTVRMDFVGLGRACVAALAEDAAPVSVDPPHLVVRESTAPPR